ACCCATTATTGGATATTTGCCTTCGCTGAGGGGAGTATCCTGATTGGGTGTAGTGACAACCTCAAGCTTGCCATCTTGATTACGGACAAGCCAAACCCAACCACTACCAAAACGTTTACCACCAGCATCGTTGAACTGCTTTTTCAAATTTGCAAAACTGCCAAAATTGTCTTGAATAGCGTCAGCGATCGCGCCGATTGGTTCACCACCACCATTTGGTTTCATAATCAACCAAAACATCGAGTGGTTAATATGACCACCACCATTATTGCGTACTGTTGTACGAATATCTTCGGGAACGCTGTTGAGATTACGCAGTAAATCTTCTACATTTTTGTTTTTGAGATTTGGATACTTATCCAATGCTGCATTCAGATTTTTGACATAAGTTGCATGGTGTTTGTCATGATGGAAACGCATCGTAGCTTCATCAATGTGTGGTTCTAGGGCATTGTAATTATAAGGCAAAGGTGGTAGTTGAATTGCCCCTGAATTACCTGGCGTAGTAGGGGGAGTAGGAGTAGTAGGAGTAGTAGGAGGACTGGGAGTGGGGGTATTGGCAGAAGCACAAGCATCTAACGCAAAAGCACCTACACCTGCACCAAGTAAAACCAAAAAATGCCGACGTTGAAGAATCATAAGAGTTATTGAAGCAAATAAATTAGTGAAATTGGTTTGCAGTTATTATTTTCGTTGATTTTGTCCCATTAACTCCGTGATAATCGCTGTACTGCTTCACCTTGTAACAATTGGTGTGCTTGTGCAAGGACGCGAGGAATTTTATCTGCATGGGGACTGTGGTTGAGACATTGGCGCAAATCTAGTTTGTCTATTTGGTCTGCCTTGTTACCAGGGAACCAATGACTACCATTGCCAAGCAGGTTGTAGCGCATTTTGGCGTAGTCTACCATATCGTAGGCGATCGCTAAATTCCACAGCCACAAAATTATCGGAATATTCACTTGTCCAGGCGTTTGTTCGTAGGTGGGCAAGTTGATGTGCCAGGTTTTGACCCAATCTTCTCCTAAAATTGTCATCGCTTCTTCCTCTAGCCGTGCCAAAATAGGCAGCAAAATTTCCGAGGCGTTACCCAGCAAATCTAAAGTTTTCAGGTGTTCATCAAAGTCTGTTGGTTTTGCTGCCCCTAAACTAAGAGTATGCACTTGGGGATGACTCAAACAAAACAGATCGTTAAACAACATCGGACTCAAAGGGGCACAAAGTTCAATTAACTTTTGTGGTGGATTGTATAACTTCCCTCCCTTATCAGATGGGCTAATAATAAATACACCCATGTCATGGCGAGTAGCAGCCTCAATTGCAGCCCAATTAAGTTGATTAATGTAATACCAGTGCAAGTTAACATAATCGAATTGATTAGTGTTAATTGTCTGAATAATAATATCTTTAGGAGCATGGGTAGAAAAGCCGATAAACCTAACTTTGCC
Above is a genomic segment from Fischerella sp. JS2 containing:
- a CDS encoding aldo/keto reductase — encoded protein: MLYRRFGRTELQMPVFSCGGMRYQYKWQDIPQWQIPGDNQANLEATIQRAIELGINHIETARGYGTSEMQLGRILPKLKREKLLIQTKVSPQADANVFLKEFEKSLRYLRLDYIDLLGIHGINNTELLNYTIRVDGCLEVAKKLKAQGKVRFIGFSTHAPKDIIIQTINTNQFDYVNLHWYYINQLNWAAIEAATRHDMGVFIISPSDKGGKLYNPPQKLIELCAPLSPMLFNDLFCLSHPQVHTLSLGAAKPTDFDEHLKTLDLLGNASEILLPILARLEEEAMTILGEDWVKTWHINLPTYEQTPGQVNIPIILWLWNLAIAYDMVDYAKMRYNLLGNGSHWFPGNKADQIDKLDLRQCLNHSPHADKIPRVLAQAHQLLQGEAVQRLSRS
- a CDS encoding superoxide dismutase gives rise to the protein MILQRRHFLVLLGAGVGAFALDACASANTPTPSPPTTPTTPTPPTTPGNSGAIQLPPLPYNYNALEPHIDEATMRFHHDKHHATYVKNLNAALDKYPNLKNKNVEDLLRNLNSVPEDIRTTVRNNGGGHINHSMFWLIMKPNGGGEPIGAIADAIQDNFGSFANLKKQFNDAGGKRFGSGWVWLVRNQDGKLEVVTTPNQDTPLSEGKYPIMGNDVWEHAYYLKYQNRRADYLDAWWNVLNWDEINKRFAAAT